Within Lolium rigidum isolate FL_2022 chromosome 5, APGP_CSIRO_Lrig_0.1, whole genome shotgun sequence, the genomic segment ATCCATCAAGGTTCTCCATCTCTGGCATGTCAGTAGTGCAGCATTAGAGCTTGAACATTTTTAAGGCATGACACGGTAAAAGCATAAATAAACAAGCATTCATATTATATTAACAAACAACAAGTAAAGTACTTCGGTTTGGTTACATAGAACAGCAGATGCACTTCAATTATATCTATTTGGAGTATGCAACCTAAGTGATGTTTAAAATTTTATAAGGGATCGGATCCCAAATTAAAACCATATTTACGATTACAGAGCAGTAAGCACAATCACAGCTATCATTAGCTAGGCTAACTGATGGTAGCATTACAATAACTGTCAGTCAGATTATATAACATATCAAGATTGACTAATataccacaaaatcatgcaaaatagaataGTCCACCTGTAAGTTACATATGCCAAATGCGTACTATAAGTGCTTTGTCAAATGCCATCGAACATAAGAGACATGGAGATGTTATCAGAAAATATATTAAAGTGTCATCGGAACTTCTAGATAGGAAAAAATGTTATAGCGCAAGCACAGGTGCTCTGAAATTGAGGATTTTCCAGGAACAGGGTTTTTCTTTACATTCTGCTTTTCTTAAAAAGGGAAACTGTGAGTGGTTTGGCTCCAAAATCAACAAGGGAATGAAATTGTATCTTGATTACCATTAGTTGGAGAATAATTTTCTTTTTAACAAGGGAATGAAATTGAGGATTCTCCAGAACTAAAAGGAAAAGGGTTTTCTTTACATTCTTATCTTAAAAAGGGAAACAGTGAGGTGGTTTGGCTTCAAAATCAACAAGGGAATGAAATTGTATCTTGATTACCATTAGTTGGAGAATAATTTAGACAGCCACACCCATCTTCCCCAAAAGAAGGTTGACAATAGATGAGGTACATACATGGGACCATTTAACTGATTATCCAGTGAAAGGTTCGCATCAAGAAAAGTCATCTTCTTCGACTGTGGCTAGGAAATATTACTTAGTACTCAGTGCTAATCATAAAACCAAACCACCCACTTAGATAGCTTGCTATATATCGTGGTAATACTGAAGAACAAGAAGACCAGAACTACCTACCCACAAACAAAGATAGCTTGACTGCATCCATTTATCCATCAGTCTATATCTGGTAATTGGAGGTATGCTCCAAGAATGTGATAACACCACCAAAGGTGCTTCACAACCATTCATACCCATTCAACATCGTTCTGTACTACATATTTGCATTTAGTTCAAAATACATTACAGAAAACTATTTTCTATTTGCGCCTCTATAGTAAGAAGTTGCATGTGATTGGTTTAGCATCAGTAGGCAGCCATGTACACGCATTGCAGAACATGCAACAGCAAGCTCAGAATGTTCTTATATGTGATGAATGAGAGAAGGTGAAGTGTTCCAACCTTCACTAACGGGCCCAAGGGTCTCATACTGGATTGATGAATCTGGAGCACAGGACTTGTGATCCTCATCTTGGGTTTTCTCAGAGCTAGCTTTGTTCCTTTCATGCAACACAAATTTATCTTTCACCCATGCACACTCCAGGGTAGTGCTGGGATCGTTGTTTGAGGGGTAGTACTCTCTAAAAGCCTGAAACGAAGAGGCAAAACCAATGAGTTACGTACTAAGATAAGTACAAGTTCCAGCCATTCCACTGTGTAAAAGTGAGCATGATCTTAGGTCGTTCAATTGTTTAATTATTGGCAATGATATAAAATGTTAGTTGGAACCAAAACATACCTGTACTTTATCAATAGTGATCTTAACAGCCTGCTTCTTATCCGTAAGATCAGTAACCTTATTGTATACCGATACAACATCAATTAACATCTGTCCACACAATACCAGAGGTGGGTCAGTGTCTTAAGCAAAATCTCTGCAGTATACAGATGAAGAAGGTTAGACATATATTTCCAACTTCCAAGTTGACATTTCTTAGGTTCCACGGGTAATACATATAACTGTTTTACTTCCAATTTAGTTGATACATACATATACGTGCATGatttattatttgaatttgtTTATACAACCATTCGTAGCAATGCCTGTGGACTATGTCGCTCACCTGTTGTATGAGCACCCTCAGTCGTGCAAGCAAAGCCAGCACTGCCGTACAGAATTCTATGAAAAATGATCTAGCAAGTAAAAGTGTGATCTGACTGTAGTATGGATTAAGGAACTTTGGACCACTACAAACTAAATTGTATGAAAGTTTGCTTCAAAAAAGCTGGCATGAAAATAACTAAGATATATTTATTTTTTGGTAGATTAAACAGATGGTAAAGAGAGACATGCTTTACCTAAGGCAAGACAAGTTTGACTGtacaatttattttatttttgtgcatAATAAGAAAAACAACAGAAACTAACAGAACAAAGAAAAGGATACACTGCACCCTTTATGACAGGTTCAACCATCTGCACATAATACAGAAAACATTAATGTTTTCCGTCAAGTGAAAACAAAGTTAGCTATTTCATGTCTAGAAGCTGATCAAGAATGAGCTGTAAACCGCGTTGGCTCTTTCAGCAGTACATATCATGTAAACAATACAGGATTTCTCAGGTAATGAGCTTCATGCACCATACAACTTGAAAGAAATAATGGGTTATAAACAATTGAACGACAAATTTAGACAGGATTTCTCAGGTAATGAGCTTCATGTCCAGTAAAGGATGTCTCAGATGTGTCTAAgttcggatgtatctagacactatttaatgcctagatacatccaaatttagacaaatctaagacatcctttaTTGAACAGAGGAAGTACTAAATACAAATTCATTGGAGGCCTTCCAATTTCCAAACATGCAAGGATAGTTAGTTAATTACACCACTTTACTGCTGATTCCAACATAAGCTTAACAGTAGAAGTAAAATAACCTGACAATATTGGTAGACTTCCTGAAATAAAATTTCAATATTGCATAATTCATTTACTTAAACGAAACACAAACAAACAGTTGTGCTCTATCAACTGCAAAGCAATTATGATTCGACCAAAGTATCTGTATCAGCTACAATAAGATGGTTTGCAGACTGCAACAGTGTCAATAGACAATAGAACACACCTCGGATAGCAAACGAGCAACACCCAAAAGCCTCTTATAGTGGCTATGGTTTGCACCAGGCTTCTTCTTACCCTGCCTATAAAAGAGAACATTAAGCAATAACCCAACTAGCTAACAAATGAAACAATAGCATCATCAAAGAGAATAAAATAAATAATCTGAACTACTGACCAATTGAGCACTTTACATAGAAATGCAAACTTCTAGCTATATTGCAGGCGACCGTGCTTACAACCatttaaatatttaaaaaaaattatgcccCCTACGATCAATATAACCAGAAATTTATCAGGACTAAACTGCATGTTCCCAACATGATGGGTTGTTTAAAGACATTACTTTTGCCACGATATATCATACATACACACAAACAGTGAAGAGCATTATCTTCTAGGAGAGTGCAGAAAAGCAACGGCTGTGAAGCCTGACAAACCTGTTCGGAACAAGGATCGTGTTGGCTGGCTTGCGGCAGGCGATCACCGGGAACGCGGCATTGATGACCTCCGCAACATTCGAGCTGAGCAGCAGCTTCAGGTCCCTCCTCACCTGCGCGCACATACACGTGCTTGTCAGTGCCAAGCCACTCGCCGGAATACGGTGGGGAAGGGGCACAAACAGCTCGTGGTAGTAGGCATACCTTGATGAGGTACTGGAAGTAGGCGGCGCCGCGGTGCTGGTTCCGGTGCTTGTACACGAGCCGCTCGAGCACCCCGGCCTCCACCTGCAGGTGCCGCAGCACCACTCAGCAGCCGctgctcctccccctcctccgccgAACCCTCCTGACGCTGCGCCGTGGCGGCCGCTCCCGGCTTGGCAGCAGACATTTCTGAACCGTGGATGGACTGCACTTATGAAAATATAATTCAAACTCAATTTCTAACGATCTAACAAAGTAAATAAAACATATCAAAAAACAGTACAGGGTTACAAAAGATTGTCAGCACTGATACATACATAAAATCTCTTCACGTCCAAAATGAAATTGATAACAAAATGCATTAAACCAAGGGTTGTGATCTGTAATCTATACTGTTAAACTGAAAAGGACCATAGTACGTTGCGCCATTTTTCACTTTAGCCCCTCAGCAGCTGGTAAATCAACCTGCAGTCTACATCTTAAGTTCGTCCATTCGGTTTCCGTCTTCCGTTATTTCCATTTTCACCCCTCAAATTTCAGGAATCAACAAGCTCTCCCCGCTCTCACGGCGACATATCGACTCAGCCCGCATCGCTGCTCCGCCTCGAGCGGCCACTGCTCCGGCGCTGCCTCCTCCGTCCTGCTCCGTACGCGGCAGTGTGGACCAGTCCATCTCTGGAAGAGGTTGAAGGAGAACTCGGGACGCGGCGTGATGGCATGGACGGTCCACCTCTCGAAATGCATCCACCAGGTCCTTGCCGTCACCACGCTCCAGTCCATCGCCGGCAATCGAATCCCGTGAGGCATCAGAACAGCGAAACCTGGCAAGCAGGCGGGCATAAGGCGGTGGGGCGCATCTGATGCGGCTCTCAGCAGGGCAGGGCATAGCCGCATATGCTGGCTGGCTCATGCAGGAGAATTTTCTCGCCTTGGGATGCATTGTTTTACGATTAGGGGATTTTTTTGGGGGGAACCTTGCCGTGTCCACAGAGAGGAGAAGACAGCAGAGATGCATTTTTCCATGTTGAGCTGGATGTGCAGTACAAACAATCCTTAAGACATGAACCTCAAGATCATATTTGCAGACATCCTACAGAAGCGGCGAGCTCTGGTGGGAGTCGCACCGATTTCTGAAGCATGTTTCAACAAAAAATTTGATTGGATGATTACAGGTTTCGCTTGGTCGACACTGCACAATACACTGATTATTGGTAGTCCATTGCTGAAATGAAGCTGTCAAGCTGATAAGTCAGATGGTTGTTCTATAGTGCCTAATCTGGTACACCATTTTTCTCTTTCTGCTTGAATTTCGATCTGCTAAAGGCATGGCTGCCACACCATCATCTCAAATTGTAGGTAAGAATCTTAAGTCAACTAAGGATGACGTATAAGTATTTCCATATGTACAGCATCAATTAAGTAGTCGTGTTTTTAATCGAGATTAAAGATGCAAGAGATTCTTCCCTCATTGATCTCTTTGTTTTCTTACTCAAAAGTGCATTCTTAATGCTTATTTTATTTTCCGTGAACCTCCAGTGACATTTGACACCAGAATTGAAGTACTACAGCTCATTCAGATAACCAGCTATTCACTATCCGATAGCTTGCAGCGGCATTTACTTGAAATATGCTACTGGAATGCAATTGATCTTTAATGTATATGCTACTGGAATGCAATTTTTCAAATATGCTACTGGAATGCAATTGATCTCTCTGTAAGAAACAATGATATAGCTTTTTTGAATTAGCCCATGGGCCATTGTTAAAATATTTGAAAACCTATCACCTATCAGGTGCTCATCTACACAAGTAGCATATACTTCTCTTAGGAGGCCTGTATCAATCAGGCTCAAAGTATACATTTTGCTCAATGCCTTTTTCAACAAACAGTTAAACTGCGCCAAAATTGCATTGTGAAGCTCTTTTACACCATAGATGCAACAAATGCTCCTATACCTTTTCATGACACATTATGAAGCTGAACAACGGAAAGAATGCCGGAACTCTTTGCTGGCAGCTATGTATTTCGATCCATCAAATTTTTTAATATGGTTTATTGTCGGTGTTTTAATGCAGAAGTAATTAGGTAGGACTTGTAGTCACTGTTGTTTGTGGACTATGATGTCAACAAAAAGATTGAAAAGTAAGTGGTGTTTTTTCTCCTTTTGGGCAAAAGTGCTTTATGCTAACAAGGGAAATAAATGTGAAGTAAATCAAACATATTTCAAATGGTCATGTTGTTTTCCAGGGTTGTGAGCGTGTACTCATCAGTTCTAGAGCCGCACGACCACTTCACTAGTGAACTAGAAATCACCAAATGCGATGGAATTACCTAGTCTCGGTCGTAGTCTCGGCCAGCAGCGGAGGGAGATAGGCAGGCCGGGCGAGGAGCTGGGGAGCGGAGTGGCCGCGTCGAGGGGCAACAGAGGCCAGCcgggggcgacggcgacggctcaCGGCCGCGCGGAGCAGTGCGTGAGAGGGGCCGGCCCTGGCCAGGGCACGGCGCTTTCTCAGCTGGGGGAAAGACGCTGCGAGGGGCGCCGGACGGGGAagaccggcgacggcgaggaggatggccgatggcgcggcgTGGCGGCGTGCGCGTGAGCAGAAAGGGCCTGGCTTCGCTGAGACGTTATAGGCTTCACTTGGGCTGGATCCCAGGCCATTTCTAAAACTTATATAATTTGAAGTAAGAATTTCTTCTGGGCCCGGGCCATGGCCATGGTTGCCCGGGGTTCAGCTCTACTCCACAGTGTATCTGAAAGTTCATTGGGACTTCAGCGGTCGTGTTTCTACTCCAATCAGATCCATTATTATACATGAATAAAGTAGGTTCATATGAATTCAATAAGGTAAACACAAGAGTAATGATAACACCGACAAATGGTTTAGTAGCCTAATATCATAACAAGTTTGGACTTGATATTCGATAGAGTGACTATGTAATGTAAGTGAGTCATTGTTTAACGGGCGAACTCGTCAACTCACTATCTACTAAATATTTTATATTAGCTTTGGTATTTTGGATGAAAATCGGATTATTCGGATAAGACACATCGGATAACACTAAAAAGTAATCGGATACGGATATCCGGGTGCTATTTGGCATACCGTATCCATCGGATTTCTTCGAATCGGATATGGACCGCCACCTTCTTAATGTCACAGGAGGAAAACGTTTGGTGCAAAAACAAAATCTGGTTGGTGTCTCATTTTGCTGCACATTACTGCAGTTCACGTTCTCTCGCTTAATTGGAGTACCTTTCTCGGTGGCCAGGTGCACAAATAATTGCACGACTAAAGAAAAACGATGTGCACAGTGATCGCAACAACTATGTTTTGTATatgtcaaaaacaaaaaaaacaactatGTTTTGTAGCACTTCGGCAAAGATAATACTCCGTAGCTCAGTTACAGTATTGCGCAAAAAAAGGCTCAGTTACAGGAGTAAGGAAAAGACAGCACCAGAGCAAATGTTTGCtccacgcaaaaaaaaaaaaaaaaaaaaaaacgtttgcTGTTGTGGCGAATGGTATGTGGCCAGATTTGTCAGCGTTTATTAGTTCAGTAAGTACCAGGATTGACACGGCAACTCCTGCAAGGGGAGTATAGTTGTCATTTGTGATCCGTCTGTACTTCTTGATAATTATATCTTCAGAGTAGATGGAGTAAACTGAATGCACCACAAGACACGACGGCCGGTTATATTCCTGTTCTGCTTGTATTATTGGACTAATCGttgcaagaaaaagaaaaaaaaaacgttaCACTGATTGTTAGCACGTGAGATGTTTGCTTCTAGGCATGAACCTGAACCATCAAGTATCTGTATTCTGGCATGTGTTCTGTGGTTTCTGAATGCTTGGTGAAAAATACCAATTGCTTTCGACTAAACAAGTATTGATATTGATGCCAGAAGTAGCCAGACAGAGTAACAATGCATCAAATCAACTAACGAATACATGAATCTGCTAAGATATATCCCTTTCTTCATCATAGCTATCAGTTCTGTGCAAGTTGCAAAGCAGGATCTGCAGTGGCATGTGGAATCATGTCCACTCTTTGCTTCTTGGTTAGTTCCAATGATGTTGTTTCAGGTCGTGTCACGGTAACTTTTGTTTTCCCCACTGCGATGAATGCCACTCTTTTCCTCATATCAGGCTTGACCTCTGTGTGTGGAGTCGAACGCACAGGCACAGGAACAGCAAGCGCATCAGGAAGAGAACCCGTAGTGTTTTCATTTGGAAACTGCCTCCCACTATGAGAATCTCCAGCATCGCCGCAATGGATGGCTTTATCCGGTTGGTCAGCCAGAGAAGCATCTTGTTGCTTGGCTAGGGAGTTTGATCCATCAAGATTCTCCATCTCTGACATGTCACAAGTGCAGCATTAGAGCTAATAAGAACCTTTTTAGAGTATGCCACAATAAAATCATAAATAAACAAGCATTTGTATTCTGTTAGATACCATAACAAACAATTGACAACGAAAGTATAACACTTTAGTTTGGCTACTCACAACAACACTGCACTTTATTTTAAAGTTTCTAATTGGAGTATGCAGCGTAAAGATGTTTTAAGTTTAAGAAGGGAACTAATCCTAAGTCAAACCATAGTTACAGTTACAGAGTATGTTCTTTCATTAAGCACAATCACAGCTATCATTAGCTAGGCAGTCAGCTGACATATCAACATATTGCTATTATTACAAAAATATCATTCTAAACAGCAGTAGTCCACTGTTAAGTGCTTTGTCAAATGTCATCAACCATAAGGATATGGAGATGTTATCAGCAAATATACTTGAGTGTCATCAGAACTTCCAGATAGTCAATTGGACGTATGTTCCAAGAAGGAATAACACCACCAAGGTGCTTCACGTCCATTCTTACTCATTTAATATCATTTCCTACTCATATACTCCCTCTGATACATAATAAGTGTTAGaggctttagttcaaatttggacTAAATTGAACTAAAGCCCCAACACTTAttatagatcggagggagtagaatttATTAATAATACATAGTGCATACTTAGTTCAAATTACTGAATAGAAAACAATTTTCTATTTGCATTCCTTTAGCATACAACTACATGTGATTGTTTTAGTACCAGTAGGCAGTCCCGTGCAAGTATTGCAGAAAATGCAACATCGAACTCAAGATGTTCCTTATGTATCGTGAATGAAAGAAGGTAAAGGTGTTCCAACCTTCACTAACAGGTCCAAGAGCCTCATACTGGATTGATGAATCGGGAGCACACGACCTGTGATCATCATCTTGGGTTTTCTGACAGCTAGCTTTTGTCCTTTCATGCAAAACAAATTTATCTTTCACCCAAACACACTCTAGAGTAGTACTGGGATCGTTGCTCGAGGGGTAGTACTCTCTGAAAGCCTGTTGCAACAAAGAGGCAAAACCAAGGAGTTATGTACATGGACGGACGCAACGCCCCTATTACCCAGCGCTTGCCCGGGCTTCATCGTTGGTCGCCTCCCGTGCGAGATGGGATTAGTTAGGATATCAGGATGTGAGTTGGGGAAAATCTGTTCGATCTGACCGGCTCAACTCTGTCCGCATCGGAAAAAATAAATATTTGAGCCAGGCAGTAGAACCTTGCAGATCATGCAGTACCTGGACATGCCgataaccaactgacacacgattGCTTCATGTAAGTAGAAGAAACGGGCTTCTTTTGTTCATTTTCCACACATTTTGAACATATGGTTGATGATTCCATTAACTTATTCAGAGTATTCTCATGTTAGGTGACTTGTGAGACGTGCACAGTGGATTCGTCCAAATACAGACCATGTCGAAGTTTGGAAATGGTTGGAAATTAGCTAGTTTTAGTCATGTCAGTTCTATTTTTTAGACTATTTACAATTTTTTAGTTGCGGTGCGCCCAGGCTACGACAAATTCCTGGGTCCGCCACTGGTTATGTAGTGAGATAAGTACAAGTTCAAGCCACTCCACTTTTTTAAAAATCATAATCGTAGGGAGTAGTACAATTTGTTAATGATCGACAAGAATATAAAGTGCTAGTGAAGAAGCAAAACATACCTGCACTTTATCAATAGTGATCCTGACAGCCTGCTTCCTATCCATAAGATCAGTAACCTTATTGTATACTGATACAACATCAAGCAACATCTGTGAACACAGTATCAGAGGGTCAGTGTCTTCACCAAAATCTTTGCAGTAAAGAGACAAAGAAGGTTAGACACATATTTCCATTTTTTAGGGAGACATATAGTTCCAAGAATAATACATACATCAGTTTGACTTCCAACTTAGTTGCCATAAAAATATGTGTGTGCAGTTTATCATTTGAATTTATTTGATAAAATCATTTGTAGCTGTGCCTGTAGACTATGTCACTCACCTGTTGGATCAGGACCCTCACTCGCGCAAGCAAAGCCAGCACTGCAGTACAAAGTTCTATGAAAAATGATCTAGCGAGCAAAAATGTGATCTGACTGTAGTATGGATTAAGGAACTTCGGATAGCTAGCAACCAAATTGTGAAAGTTCGCTTCAAAAAAAGTTGTATGTAAGTAACTAagatttgtttctttttcttggtAGACTAAACAGATGGTAAAGTGAGACATGCTTCACCTAAGGCAAGACAAGTTTGAGCATACACCTTATTTCATTTCTTTGAataagaaaacagtagaaacaaagaAACAAGGAAAAAGGATACACTGCTGCCTTCATGACAGGTTCAACCATCTGCACATAATTCAGAAAACGTTAGTGTTTTTTTGCTTAGTGAAAACTAAGTAAGCTATTTCAAGTCTCCAAGCTGATCAAGAATGAGTTGTAATCCCCAACAGCTTCTCAAGCAGTACATATCATGTAACTGAAAAAGGATTTCTCCAGGTAATGAGCTTCATCTACCATACAGCCTGAAAGAAATAATGGGTTTATACTAAATAAAAAGTTATTGGAGGCCTTCCAAAACACAAGGATAACTACAACACTTTGCTGATGATTCCTACATAGCTTCACAATAGTAGTAAAACAACCTGGTAATATTGGTAGACTTCCTGAAATTAAAATCCAAGATTGCATCATTCAGTTTTTTAAGAAAACACAGTGAACAAATAGGTGTGCTCTATCAAGTGCAACGTTGCATCTATTCATTCAACCTAAGTATTTGTAGCAGCTACAATAAGGTAGTTTGCAAATTGCAACAGTGTTAACAGGCA encodes:
- the LOC124654179 gene encoding uncharacterized protein LOC124654179 isoform X1; this encodes MAAAAKPEAAAMEQHQESLPEEGEEQRLRAALRHLQAEAGVLERLVYKHRNQHRSAAYFQYLIKVRRDLKLLLGSNLADVINAVFPVIACRKPANTILAPNRHGKKKPGSNHSHYKRLLGVARLLSQMVEPVMKAAVQITFLLARSFFIELCTAVLALLARVRVLIQQMLLDVVSVYNKVTDLMDRKQAVRITIDKVQAFREYYPSSNDPSTTLECVWVKDKFVLHERTKASCQKTQDDDHRSCAPDSSIQYEALGPVSEEMENLDGSNSLAKQQDASLADQPDKAIHCGDAGDSHSGRQFPNENTTGSLPDALAVPVPVRSTPHTEVKPDMRKRVAFIAVGKTKVTVTRPETTSLELTKKQRVDMIPHATADPALQLAQN
- the LOC124654179 gene encoding uncharacterized protein LOC124654179 isoform X2, which encodes MAAAAKPEAAAMEQHQESLPEEGEEQRLRAALRHLQAEAGVLERLVYKHRNQHRSAAYFQYLIKVRRDLKLLLGSNLADVINAVFPVIACRKPANTILAPNRHGKKKPGSNHSHYKRLLGVARLLSQMLLDVVSVYNKVTDLMDRKQAVRITIDKVQAFREYYPSSNDPSTTLECVWVKDKFVLHERTKASCQKTQDDDHRSCAPDSSIQYEALGPVSEEMENLDGSNSLAKQQDASLADQPDKAIHCGDAGDSHSGRQFPNENTTGSLPDALAVPVPVRSTPHTEVKPDMRKRVAFIAVGKTKVTVTRPETTSLELTKKQRVDMIPHATADPALQLAQN